The Oncorhynchus masou masou isolate Uvic2021 chromosome 13, UVic_Omas_1.1, whole genome shotgun sequence genomic interval GTCAATGTTGGTACTGACAAATTACTATATggcttttttaaatgtttgtgtTGACAACTTTCCTGACATGGTTACATTGTTATTGACATTGTGTACATTTTTATCCTCTTTCTAAACAGGAACTACAATGCCGAATACAAGCCAGGGCAGTGAGGGCAGTCTTGTTCTACCGAATGTGCAATACCAAAGACCTCTGAATGACCAAGTGGTGATAGTCCAAGTGTTTATTGGCATCTTCCTCTGCATCAACTCCCTCATGATAGTGACCTTCTTTAAAAAAGAGGCCTTCTTTACCAACACACGATACATATTCTTTGCTCACTCACTGATTTGTGACAGTATATTTCTGGCTCTGACTGATGTATTGCTGCTGATGAGCTACTCCAGGGTACCAATGCCAGGTGGGCTATGTATATTTCTGATTGTGATCTTAGAAACCCTGTCCGTTGCCACACCACTGACACTGACAGCCATGAGCCTGGAGCGCTATATAGCAATCTGCATGCCCCTGCACCACAGTGAACTCTCCACCCCGGTGAGGGCCATGCGCTGCATCCTACTCATCCAGGCTCTCAGCTCTGTTAAATGGATCATTGTGATCTCCATCCCCTTCTCGGCTGTACCTCTGAGCTTCTACACCTCTCTTCTAGTCTGCAGTTTCGAGCAGATGATTGTGTTCTCCTGGCAGGGCCACCTCAGCTCGGCTCTGTGTCAGTTCTACTTCCTGGTCATGTCCATAGTTATAGCTTTCACCTATGTGAAGATCATGGTGGCTGCCCGAGCTGCCTCATCAGACAGTAGGAAGTCCACCAATAAGGGCCTGCGGACAGTTATTCTCCATGGCTTCCAGTTACTCCTTTGTTTGATTCAGTTCTGGTGTCCTATGATAGAATCGGCTATAATGAAGATCAATTTGAATGTGTTTATTGAGGTTAGGTATATTGACTATATTATTTTTATTCTTGCCCCTCGATGTCTGATTCCACTTGTGTATGGATTAAGGGATAAGGATTTTCTGGTGGCTATGAAATATTATGCCCTGTTTGGATATTCTaaaaaagtatttatatttaataTGGACAAGTCTAATGATGTAAAGGGGAAAAAAACTCCCATGCACACCTGTAAGGTAAATGCGGGCCATGTGTAATACTGAATTTGGTTTATTGAATCAATTTTCTGTCATCTGCAAATGAGAGGATGTAAATGAGAGGATCAAAAGGTATCATATAATTCAGGTGTTTATGACCCAGTTTTGTTATGGCTATCTTATGTTATTTTAGGGGTGTCAAACATTTACGGCCTGCAGATTGATTTCACACGTGTAAAATCAAAGTAACTTTGTGttaatttagttttttttcaCTGATTTTTGGCCGTCCTGATCTCTGCAGTAACAGAAATGGTATTTGACACCTCTATTTGACGCCCCTTTGCTGAGTGACAGTTAGACATTTCTATTAAACTTCAGTCATTTCTGTACTACATTTGTCAATGTTCTTTGATTCTATAAAATATAAACTGTAAAATGTCAATAAAATGAATAATGTTTCAAACCATATATGTTTTGTTGATGTTTGTGGACATTTTTTCATGATTGAGACCCAGGGAGAAGACACAGTTTGAACTTGGCCCCAGCTATCTTCATTACTGATGCATGACTACTGTCAAGAGCAGACCAAGCCCTGGTGTGCTGTTCTCAACAGAGTCATCTTGTTTGCCAAACAAAAGAAAACATAAGGTTGCACAATTAGGCTCGACTCCGTTAATAATAAACCAATCTGTTAATTACTAATCAGGGAACAGGGGACacgctctctctctaactgtactCTGGAGATATCCATCCGGCAACACAGTAAACAGGCCTCCCTGTTCATCAAATGCAGTCCATGCAAGTCCCCTCACAAACAACCCCATCCCTATGTTTCCTTTACGGTTTCATCATTCTCTCTGAAAACAAAAACAACGCTGGTAGACGGACATCTCTTTTTCTCTAGGCCCTGGTCTGCATGCATTTCACCCAAGGTTGATAGAACACCGTTTAAAAATAGAACAAGGTTTTAGACATATAGTTGATACTTTATTACAAATACTGACATCACAGTACTGAGGACAATAAACACATTTGAAGAAATATTTATTCAGATTCATAAATAACAGGCCTCCTTTTCAGCTTTAAACACCCACATCAGTAGAAATCCATTTTTCGAGATGAAAGAAGATGGCCAGAGCTTACCCATGATGTTGCACAGCGATTTAAGTCAT includes:
- the LOC135553406 gene encoding odorant receptor 131-2-like, producing PLNDQVVIVQVFIGIFLCINSLMIVTFFKKEAFFTNTRYIFFAHSLICDSIFLALTDVLLLMSYSRVPMPGGLCIFLIVILETLSVATPLTLTAMSLERYIAICMPLHHSELSTPVRAMRCILLIQALSSVKWIIVISIPFSAVPLSFYTSLLVCSFEQMIVFSWQGHLSSALCQFYFLVMSIVIAFTYVKIMVAARAASSDSRKSTNKGLRTVILHGFQLLLCLIQFWCPMIESAIMKINLNVFIEVRYIDYIIFILAPRCLIPLVYGLRDKDFLVAMKYYALFGYSKKVFIFNMDKSNDVKGKKTPMHTCKVNAGHV